In Salinigranum marinum, one DNA window encodes the following:
- the thsB gene encoding thermosome subunit beta: MIILGEDSQRVKDRDAQAYNIRAARAVADAVRSTLGPKGMDKMLVDSMGDVTITNDGVTILKEMDIDNPTAEMIVEVAETQEDEAGDGTTTAVAIAGELLKNAEDLLEQEIHPTAIIKGFHLASEFARGEIDDIAEHVDPDDEELLRKVAETSMTGKGAELNKELLAELIVGAVQQVTVEADDGSYIVDLENVNIETQTGRSAGESALLTGAVIDKDPVHEDMPVEFDDADVMLINEAIEVEEADVDTQVNIDSPDQLQKFLDREEAQLKEKVDQIEATGADVVFCQKGIDDLAQHYLAKKGILALRRVKKSDVKFLKNVLGASIVSDLDSATEADLGHGSVRRDEEDELFYVEGPDAHGVTLLLRGSTDHVVDELERGIQDALDVVTSTVTDGRVVAGGGAIEVELASRLRDYADSVEGREQLAVEAFADALELVPRVLAENAGLDAIDTLVDLRSAHEDGRVRAGLNVFSGDVVDTFDAGVVEPAHSKEQALSSATEAANLVLKIDDIIAAGDLSTDKGDDEGGAPGGGMGGMGGMGGMGGAM; this comes from the coding sequence ATGATCATTCTCGGTGAAGATTCCCAGCGCGTCAAGGACCGTGACGCGCAGGCGTACAACATCCGCGCGGCTCGCGCGGTCGCCGACGCGGTACGATCCACACTCGGCCCGAAGGGGATGGACAAGATGCTCGTCGACTCGATGGGCGACGTCACCATCACGAACGACGGCGTCACCATCCTCAAGGAGATGGACATCGACAACCCGACGGCCGAGATGATCGTCGAGGTCGCCGAGACCCAAGAGGACGAGGCCGGCGACGGCACCACGACCGCCGTGGCGATCGCGGGCGAACTCCTGAAGAACGCCGAAGACCTCCTCGAACAGGAGATCCACCCGACGGCGATCATCAAGGGCTTCCACCTCGCCTCGGAGTTCGCACGCGGCGAGATTGACGACATCGCCGAGCACGTCGACCCCGACGACGAGGAACTCCTCCGGAAGGTCGCCGAGACGTCGATGACCGGCAAAGGCGCCGAGCTCAATAAGGAGCTCCTCGCCGAGCTCATCGTCGGCGCGGTCCAGCAGGTCACCGTCGAGGCCGACGACGGCTCCTACATCGTCGATCTCGAGAACGTCAACATCGAGACGCAGACGGGCCGCTCCGCCGGTGAGAGCGCACTCCTGACGGGTGCAGTCATCGACAAGGACCCCGTCCACGAGGACATGCCCGTCGAGTTCGACGACGCCGACGTGATGCTGATCAACGAGGCGATCGAGGTCGAAGAGGCCGACGTCGACACGCAGGTCAACATCGACTCGCCCGACCAGCTCCAGAAGTTCCTCGATCGCGAGGAAGCACAGCTGAAGGAGAAGGTCGACCAGATCGAGGCCACCGGTGCGGACGTCGTCTTCTGTCAGAAGGGCATCGACGACCTCGCCCAGCACTACCTCGCGAAGAAGGGCATCCTCGCCCTGCGCCGCGTCAAGAAGAGCGACGTCAAGTTCCTCAAGAACGTCCTCGGCGCGTCCATCGTCTCCGACCTCGACTCTGCGACCGAGGCTGACCTCGGCCACGGCTCCGTCCGCCGTGACGAGGAGGACGAACTGTTCTACGTCGAGGGGCCGGACGCCCACGGCGTGACGCTTCTGCTCCGGGGGTCGACCGACCACGTCGTCGACGAACTCGAACGCGGCATCCAGGACGCCCTCGACGTCGTCACCTCCACCGTCACCGACGGCCGGGTCGTCGCCGGCGGCGGTGCCATCGAGGTGGAGCTCGCCTCCCGGCTCCGCGACTACGCCGACTCCGTCGAAGGCCGCGAGCAGCTCGCCGTCGAGGCCTTCGCGGACGCGCTCGAACTCGTCCCGCGCGTGCTGGCGGAGAACGCCGGCCTCGACGCCATCGACACGCTCGTCGACCTCCGCTCGGCCCACGAGGACGGCCGGGTCCGTGCGGGCCTGAACGTCTTCAGCGGCGACGTCGTCGACACGTTCGACGCGGGCGTCGTCGAGCCGGCCCACTCGAAGGAGCAGGCGCTCTCCTCGGCGACGGAGGCCGCGAACCTCGTGCTCAAGATCGACGACATCATCGCCGCGGGCGACCTCTCGACCGACAAGGGTGACGACGAGGGCGGCGCCCCCGGCGGCGGCATGGGCGGCATGGGCGGCATGGGCGGTATGGGCGGCGCGATGTAA
- a CDS encoding DUF7535 family protein, with translation MSTGSNTNAGAEANDDAGVLRSAYRSVSPRYESHGDVAMDSIGWAVFLGMLVLLVPLLPLLLVVWALEKLVSAVAGRNAGG, from the coding sequence ATGAGTACGGGTTCAAACACGAACGCTGGAGCGGAGGCGAACGACGACGCGGGCGTGCTCAGGTCGGCGTACCGGAGCGTCTCGCCCCGATACGAGTCACACGGCGACGTCGCGATGGACTCGATCGGCTGGGCGGTGTTCCTCGGGATGTTGGTCCTGCTCGTGCCGCTGCTCCCACTGTTGCTCGTCGTGTGGGCGCTCGAGAAGCTCGTCAGCGCGGTCGCCGGCCGGAACGCGGGCGGGTGA
- a CDS encoding ornithine cyclodeaminase family protein (catalyzes the interconversion of alanine and pyruvate), translating into MHTLLLDSDDVDENTSYPELIAAVEDAFAAYERGDAQMPAKSYIDLPQYNGDFRSMPAYLRVEESALDESGWDAAGIKWVNVHTDNNAAYDLPTVLGTMIYSDPRNAYPLAIMDGRELTMKRTGAAAAVATDHLALPDASSLGIVGAGVQAYTQLEAIATIRDIDRVVISDLDDERVQRFVDTFEGRFDVRGGSVDEAAQCDVLSTVTPVESPIVSAVGDHTHVNAMGADAAGKHELADDLLLDATLVIDDHEQCTHSGEINVPYSEGVLGDDDVYGEIGEIVVGAKDGRTDADGVTVFDSTGLAIQDVAAAHVVYEHALENDNGTPFDFFCL; encoded by the coding sequence ATGCACACGCTGCTTCTCGACAGCGACGACGTCGACGAGAACACCTCGTATCCGGAGCTCATCGCGGCCGTGGAGGACGCGTTCGCCGCCTACGAGCGCGGCGACGCCCAGATGCCCGCGAAGTCGTACATCGATCTCCCGCAGTACAACGGCGATTTCCGGTCGATGCCGGCGTATCTCCGCGTTGAGGAGTCGGCGCTCGACGAGTCGGGATGGGACGCCGCAGGCATCAAGTGGGTGAACGTCCACACCGACAACAACGCCGCGTACGACCTCCCCACGGTGCTCGGGACGATGATCTACTCCGACCCGCGCAACGCCTACCCGCTCGCGATCATGGACGGCCGCGAGCTCACGATGAAGCGGACGGGCGCGGCCGCAGCGGTCGCCACGGATCACCTCGCTCTCCCCGATGCCTCCTCGCTCGGGATCGTCGGCGCGGGCGTCCAGGCGTACACCCAACTGGAGGCGATCGCGACCATCCGCGACATCGACCGCGTGGTGATCTCCGACCTCGACGACGAGCGCGTCCAGCGCTTCGTCGACACTTTCGAGGGTCGCTTCGACGTTCGTGGGGGGAGCGTCGACGAGGCGGCCCAGTGTGACGTCCTTTCGACGGTCACGCCCGTGGAGTCGCCCATCGTCTCGGCGGTCGGCGACCACACCCACGTCAACGCCATGGGGGCGGACGCCGCCGGCAAACACGAACTCGCCGACGACCTCCTCCTCGACGCCACACTGGTCATCGACGACCACGAGCAGTGCACCCACTCCGGCGAGATCAACGTCCCCTACAGCGAGGGCGTCCTCGGCGACGACGACGTCTACGGCGAGATCGGCGAGATCGTCGTTGGCGCGAAGGACGGTCGCACCGACGCCGACGGCGTCACCGTCTTCGACTCCACGGGGCTGGCCATCCAGGACGTCGCCGCCGCACACGTCGTCTACGAACACGCGCTCGAGAACGACAACGGCACCCCGTTCGACTTCTTCTGCCTCTGA
- a CDS encoding DUF7504 family protein has product MTIQPGQGEYALGDVAPDIALGSVPAGTSLLLVGAPDTGATDFTFRVLAAAPRAAECVILATTDSAPATLTERYQSALESPDDLEHLHVVDAFHSGPERDIGPLSPAHVEAASSPADVTGIGVGVTNHLRSIPFNRVRLGLVSLSPIVDLIGSERAFAFCHVLMSRIDSADHLGLFVVDPTRHEPEHVRVFQSLTDGAFRFRNAGGTREIRGTGVVDDVSEWKPWSTDVE; this is encoded by the coding sequence ATGACCATTCAGCCGGGACAGGGAGAGTACGCCCTCGGCGACGTCGCCCCCGACATCGCGCTCGGTTCAGTCCCCGCGGGGACGAGCCTCCTTCTCGTCGGTGCCCCGGACACCGGTGCGACCGACTTCACCTTCCGCGTGCTCGCAGCGGCCCCACGGGCCGCCGAGTGCGTGATCCTCGCGACGACCGACTCAGCCCCGGCGACGCTCACCGAACGGTACCAGTCGGCACTGGAGTCGCCGGACGACCTCGAACACCTGCACGTCGTCGACGCGTTTCACTCCGGTCCCGAGCGGGACATCGGGCCGCTCTCACCCGCCCACGTCGAGGCTGCGTCCTCGCCGGCCGACGTCACCGGCATCGGCGTGGGCGTCACGAACCACCTGCGGTCGATTCCGTTCAACCGGGTCCGACTCGGGCTGGTCTCGCTGTCGCCCATCGTCGACCTGATCGGCTCCGAACGGGCGTTCGCGTTCTGTCACGTGCTGATGAGCCGTATCGACTCTGCCGATCACCTCGGGCTGTTCGTCGTCGACCCGACCCGACACGAGCCAGAACACGTCCGTGTCTTCCAGTCGCTCACCGATGGCGCGTTCAGATTCCGGAACGCCGGGGGCACCCGTGAGATCCGCGGCACCGGCGTCGTCGACGACGTCTCGGAGTGGAAGCCGTGGAGTACCGACGTCGAGTGA
- the leuS gene encoding leucine--tRNA ligase — protein MNYDPQELEERWRERWAETGRYEADPGDPNDPDDVTFLTVPYPYPSGGMHIGHARTYTVPDVYARYRRQQGDTVLFPIAWHVTGTPIIGAVERLKKGEEKQLSVLRDTYNVPEETLQDLETPMGFAHYFIENHYKRGMKQLGLSVDWRREFTTNDERYSQFITWQYETLRDRGLLEKGLHPVKYCTNEKQPVTTHDILEGEEAEFQEYTLVRFGWDAGADGGEVVVPMATLRPETVRGVTNAYIDPDATYVRAAVDGEPWLVSTHAVDKLRLQDHTVEVEAEFTGERLVGERVENPITGDAVLVLPAEFVDPDNATGVVMSVPAHSPDDYVALQEAKADRERLAAYGIDAAEVGAIEPVPILEIEGYGEIPAKDAVEERGIESSTDPALEEATKELYNREFHAGRLLDDYDEFAGEVVEDVRGRFRDHYRDAGAFGTMQEFSEDVVCRCGGDVVVAEQDTWFLRYNDEAWKRKAKEVVAGMECIPENTRGEYTHTIDWLNEWPCIRNYGLGTRLPWDRDFVIEPLSDSTIYMAYYTLADRIQEIPVEDLDRAFFDALFYGPDAVDEPDERALELREEFEYWYPVDYRFSANDLISNHLTFYLFHHAELFDQANWPQGIVIMGMGLLEGQKMSSSKGHVVLPGAAIDEYGADTVRFFLLNSAEPWQDYDWRADQVGSVRQQLERFWNRASEVIDAADERAPTIAADGHGPAALPEELTSVDRWLLSKLQTTIGDVTDAMDNAETRSASQAAFYNFEEQLRWYRRRTDLDRPGAAWTLRHVLETRLRLLAPFVPFLANELHEELTGTAAEDAPWPVATAKLEDEAVELRERQVERLADDINDIVDVTGTDPSVIRVYVAADWKHDVFETVSEIGDDVGAVMGQVMQDERLRERGNEVNQLVRELTEQVRSIDDETLAAMGAVDEQAVYGDAVAFLEREFDADVELYGEADDDLVDPADRAGGAVPFRPAIHIE, from the coding sequence ATGAATTACGACCCGCAGGAACTCGAAGAGCGCTGGCGGGAGCGCTGGGCCGAGACGGGCCGGTACGAGGCCGACCCGGGCGATCCCAACGACCCCGACGACGTGACGTTTCTGACGGTCCCGTACCCCTACCCCAGCGGGGGGATGCACATCGGACACGCCCGGACGTACACCGTCCCGGACGTGTACGCGAGATACCGGCGGCAGCAGGGCGACACCGTGCTCTTCCCGATCGCGTGGCACGTCACCGGCACGCCGATCATCGGCGCGGTCGAACGGCTGAAGAAGGGCGAGGAGAAGCAGCTGTCGGTCCTCCGGGACACGTACAACGTCCCCGAAGAGACGCTACAGGACCTCGAGACGCCGATGGGGTTCGCCCACTACTTCATCGAGAACCACTACAAGCGGGGGATGAAACAGCTGGGGCTGTCGGTCGACTGGCGGCGGGAGTTCACGACGAACGACGAGCGGTACTCGCAGTTCATCACCTGGCAGTACGAGACCCTCCGCGACAGGGGGCTCTTGGAGAAGGGTCTCCACCCGGTGAAGTACTGCACGAACGAGAAACAGCCCGTCACCACCCACGACATCCTCGAAGGCGAGGAGGCGGAGTTCCAGGAGTACACGCTCGTCCGGTTCGGCTGGGACGCGGGGGCGGACGGTGGGGAGGTCGTCGTGCCGATGGCGACGCTCCGACCCGAAACGGTGCGCGGGGTGACGAACGCGTATATCGATCCCGACGCGACGTACGTCCGGGCCGCCGTCGACGGCGAGCCGTGGCTCGTCTCCACGCACGCCGTCGACAAGCTCCGCCTGCAGGACCACACGGTCGAGGTCGAAGCGGAGTTCACGGGCGAGCGACTCGTCGGCGAGCGGGTCGAGAACCCTATCACCGGCGACGCCGTCCTGGTCCTCCCCGCGGAGTTCGTCGACCCCGACAACGCCACGGGCGTCGTCATGTCCGTCCCCGCCCACTCGCCTGACGACTACGTCGCCTTACAGGAGGCGAAAGCCGACCGCGAGCGGTTGGCGGCGTACGGCATCGACGCCGCCGAGGTCGGGGCGATCGAGCCCGTCCCGATCCTCGAGATCGAGGGTTACGGCGAGATCCCGGCGAAGGACGCCGTCGAGGAACGCGGCATCGAGTCCTCGACGGATCCCGCCCTCGAAGAGGCCACGAAGGAGCTGTACAACCGCGAGTTCCACGCCGGGCGGCTCCTCGACGACTACGACGAATTCGCCGGCGAGGTCGTCGAGGACGTTCGGGGACGGTTCCGCGATCACTACCGCGACGCGGGCGCGTTCGGGACGATGCAGGAGTTCTCCGAGGACGTGGTCTGTCGGTGTGGCGGCGACGTCGTCGTCGCCGAGCAGGACACCTGGTTCCTTCGGTACAACGACGAGGCGTGGAAGCGGAAGGCCAAGGAGGTCGTCGCGGGGATGGAGTGTATCCCCGAGAACACCCGCGGGGAGTACACCCACACCATCGACTGGCTGAACGAGTGGCCCTGCATCCGAAACTACGGGCTGGGGACGCGCCTGCCGTGGGACCGCGACTTCGTGATCGAGCCGCTGTCGGACTCGACGATCTACATGGCGTATTACACGTTGGCCGACCGCATCCAGGAGATCCCAGTCGAGGATCTCGACCGCGCGTTCTTCGACGCCCTCTTTTACGGCCCCGACGCGGTCGACGAACCCGACGAGCGCGCGCTGGAACTGCGCGAGGAGTTCGAGTACTGGTACCCCGTCGACTACCGCTTCTCGGCGAACGACCTCATCTCGAACCACCTCACGTTCTACCTGTTCCACCACGCGGAACTCTTCGACCAAGCAAACTGGCCGCAGGGCATCGTCATCATGGGGATGGGACTCTTGGAGGGCCAGAAGATGTCCTCCTCGAAGGGCCACGTCGTCCTCCCGGGCGCGGCCATCGACGAGTACGGCGCGGACACGGTCCGCTTTTTCCTGTTGAACTCGGCGGAGCCGTGGCAGGACTACGACTGGCGCGCCGACCAAGTCGGGAGCGTCCGCCAACAGTTAGAGCGATTCTGGAACCGCGCGTCCGAGGTGATCGACGCCGCCGACGAGCGCGCCCCGACGATCGCCGCCGACGGCCACGGGCCCGCGGCGCTCCCCGAGGAACTCACGAGCGTCGACCGCTGGCTGCTCTCGAAGCTCCAGACCACGATCGGGGATGTGACCGACGCGATGGACAACGCCGAGACCCGCTCGGCGTCGCAGGCGGCCTTCTACAACTTCGAGGAACAGCTACGGTGGTACCGTCGCCGCACCGACCTCGACCGGCCGGGCGCGGCGTGGACGCTCCGGCACGTCCTCGAGACCCGGCTCAGACTGCTGGCTCCGTTCGTCCCGTTCCTCGCGAACGAGCTCCACGAGGAGTTGACCGGGACGGCCGCCGAGGACGCCCCGTGGCCGGTCGCTACCGCCAAGCTCGAAGACGAAGCCGTCGAACTCCGCGAGCGACAGGTCGAACGCCTCGCCGACGACATCAACGACATCGTCGACGTCACCGGCACCGATCCCTCCGTCATCAGAGTGTACGTCGCCGCCGACTGGAAACACGACGTGTTCGAGACCGTGAGCGAGATCGGCGACGACGTCGGCGCGGTGATGGGGCAGGTGATGCAGGACGAACGGCTCCGCGAGCGCGGGAACGAGGTGAACCAGTTGGTCAGAGAGCTCACAGAACAGGTCCGTAGCATCGACGACGAGACCCTCGCCGCGATGGGGGCCGTCGACGAGCAGGCGGTGTACGGCGACGCCGTCGCGTTCCTCGAGCGGGAGTTCGACGCGGACGTCGAACTGTACGGGGAAGCGGACGACGATCTCGTCGACCCCGCCGACCGCGCCGGCGGCGCGGTCCCGTTCCGGCCGGCGATCCACATCGAGTGA
- a CDS encoding DUF7383 domain-containing protein has translation MSHRANYATLYMGVQLAPEGRSLALDWATNVGDITEPYEFEVPTDDARDAYVGLQAFDVGDYGHEIEVNGTPLTGFDIPPNEGWQYWVDTLTGIDLQAGTNTVRIRRDPDSRDAFAVGTVTIHWKEPVDR, from the coding sequence GTGTCACACCGTGCGAACTACGCGACGCTGTACATGGGCGTCCAGCTCGCTCCCGAGGGGCGGTCGCTCGCCCTCGACTGGGCGACCAACGTCGGCGACATCACGGAGCCGTACGAGTTCGAGGTGCCGACCGACGACGCACGGGACGCGTACGTGGGTCTGCAGGCGTTCGACGTCGGCGACTACGGCCACGAAATCGAAGTGAACGGGACGCCCTTGACCGGCTTCGACATCCCGCCGAACGAGGGTTGGCAGTACTGGGTCGACACCTTGACTGGGATCGACCTGCAGGCGGGGACGAACACCGTTCGGATCCGTCGCGATCCCGACTCGCGGGACGCTTTCGCCGTCGGCACCGTCACGATCCACTGGAAGGAACCGGTCGATCGGTGA
- a CDS encoding cupin domain-containing protein encodes MGVQEGEEVSTVDAGECVMKGRGVWHTFWNPGSEPLRFLEIVSPGTFAWYFAEPTRSCPTRPTPTGRPWNDSARSTNGTASRSILAASPR; translated from the coding sequence ATGGGCGTTCAAGAGGGCGAAGAGGTATCGACCGTCGACGCTGGCGAGTGCGTGATGAAAGGGCGGGGCGTCTGGCACACGTTCTGGAATCCCGGGTCGGAGCCGCTGCGCTTTCTCGAGATCGTCAGTCCGGGCACGTTCGCGTGGTACTTCGCCGAACCGACGAGATCCTGCCCGACGAGGCCGACCCCGACCGGGCGGCCGTGGAACGACTCGGCGCGCTCCACGAACGGTACGGCTTCGAGATCGATCCTGGCAGCGTCCCCCCGCTGA
- a CDS encoding PQQ-dependent sugar dehydrogenase, producing the protein MDLAPSRRRFLRAVCVGTVGSLAGCSQSTDPPVQGATNDSETTAPGTASATGTGATTGTGGTNEQGVGSPPASVALETLATGLGAPLDVVFVPDADRRYVADQDGRVLVHDADGLRDSPALELRGEIETGGEKGLLGIELHPAFAENRRLFVRYSAQSRPGTPSGFSHTFVLSEFRASEDGTRIDPDSERTILEIPEPQGNHNAGDLAFGPDDYLYVAVGDGGAGGDQGTGHVDDWYDGVGGGNGQDVTENLLGSILRLDVDAGDEPYAVPDDNPLVGRAGRDEQYAWGFRNPWRMSFDGTDLFVADVGQNEYEEVNLVEKGANYGWNVREATHCFQSNDCPTAVEGRDGERLVDPVIEYPHGGAPVSGISVIGGAVYRGSAFPSAQGVYLFGDFRVQGRLFAATRPDGGRPWPTTTVELAGETANGLQSLRSFGRDADGELYVVGTGSEGGALHRIVPAE; encoded by the coding sequence ATGGACCTCGCACCGAGTCGCCGCCGGTTCCTCCGGGCCGTGTGCGTCGGCACCGTCGGCAGCCTCGCCGGCTGTTCGCAGTCGACGGACCCGCCCGTACAGGGGGCCACGAACGACTCCGAGACCACTGCGCCGGGGACTGCGAGCGCCACCGGAACCGGAGCGACGACCGGGACGGGCGGGACGAACGAGCAGGGAGTCGGAAGCCCGCCCGCGTCGGTCGCGCTCGAAACGCTCGCGACCGGCCTGGGCGCACCGCTCGACGTCGTCTTCGTTCCCGACGCCGACCGCCGGTACGTCGCCGATCAGGACGGGCGGGTGCTCGTCCACGACGCGGACGGCCTTCGCGACAGCCCCGCGCTTGAGCTCCGCGGCGAGATCGAGACCGGCGGCGAGAAGGGACTGCTGGGGATCGAACTCCACCCGGCGTTCGCGGAGAACCGGCGGCTGTTCGTCCGGTACAGCGCGCAGTCGCGCCCGGGCACGCCGTCGGGGTTCAGCCACACGTTCGTCCTCAGCGAGTTCCGCGCGAGCGAGGACGGCACCCGTATCGACCCCGACTCCGAACGGACGATCCTGGAGATCCCCGAGCCGCAGGGGAACCACAACGCCGGCGATCTCGCGTTCGGCCCCGACGACTACCTCTACGTCGCAGTCGGCGACGGCGGGGCCGGCGGCGACCAGGGCACCGGTCACGTCGACGACTGGTACGACGGGGTCGGCGGTGGCAACGGCCAGGACGTCACGGAGAACCTGCTCGGGTCAATCCTCCGACTCGACGTCGACGCGGGGGACGAACCGTACGCCGTACCGGACGACAACCCGCTCGTCGGCCGCGCGGGCCGCGACGAGCAGTACGCCTGGGGATTTCGCAACCCCTGGCGCATGTCGTTCGACGGGACGGACCTCTTCGTCGCCGACGTCGGACAGAACGAGTACGAGGAGGTGAACCTCGTCGAGAAGGGCGCTAACTACGGCTGGAACGTGCGGGAGGCCACCCACTGTTTCCAGTCGAACGACTGCCCGACCGCCGTCGAGGGCCGCGACGGCGAGCGCCTCGTCGACCCCGTCATCGAGTATCCTCACGGGGGGGCTCCAGTGAGCGGGATCTCCGTCATCGGCGGCGCGGTGTACCGCGGATCGGCGTTCCCGAGCGCACAGGGGGTGTACCTCTTCGGCGACTTCCGGGTGCAGGGCCGCCTCTTCGCCGCGACCCGCCCCGACGGCGGCAGGCCGTGGCCGACGACGACCGTCGAACTGGCCGGCGAGACCGCGAACGGGCTCCAGAGCCTCCGGTCGTTCGGCCGGGACGCCGACGGCGAACTGTACGTCGTCGGGACGGGGTCGGAGGGCGGGGCGTTGCACCGGATCGTCCCCGCCGAGTGA